Proteins from one Vibrio pomeroyi genomic window:
- the dctP gene encoding TRAP transporter substrate-binding protein DctP — MKRLGAALLSLSMVFGVHAETWKFASEEDKTDVQDIYAQKFAEVIKKESDGDIRVRIYYYGQLGTENDIVELAAKGTIQFVSVGAGHLGSYVPEVQAVSLPYVLGTNEEITHKVLTESPTIYNKLAPKFESVNLKLLSMMSEGEMVWGGNKPIRTPEDFANQKIRTFTSTIPVETYKAFGATPTPLSWGEVYGSLQLKTIDSMVNPIYFIYNAKWHEVQDYLMFPGQQPYVSTVSTNSKWYNDLSEEKQAMVDKAIKAADQAAYDYQIRINKENMDKILKERPNMQVVVLTDEERERFKTLSQKLHTTYYDVVANAYPAGQQSEAREGAKTILEEILDEVKAASATQ, encoded by the coding sequence ATGAAACGATTAGGCGCAGCACTGCTAAGTTTGAGCATGGTTTTTGGCGTTCATGCCGAAACATGGAAGTTTGCTTCAGAAGAGGACAAAACAGACGTTCAAGATATCTATGCGCAAAAATTTGCGGAAGTGATTAAGAAGGAATCTGATGGCGACATCCGTGTTCGCATCTATTACTACGGTCAACTGGGTACAGAGAACGACATCGTAGAACTGGCTGCTAAAGGCACGATTCAGTTCGTGTCTGTAGGCGCGGGTCATTTAGGGTCTTATGTTCCTGAAGTACAAGCGGTGAGCTTGCCGTATGTACTGGGCACCAATGAAGAAATCACGCATAAGGTCTTAACGGAAAGCCCAACCATCTACAACAAGCTGGCACCTAAGTTTGAGAGCGTAAACCTCAAGCTGTTGTCGATGATGTCTGAAGGCGAAATGGTATGGGGCGGAAATAAACCAATCCGTACTCCTGAAGATTTTGCGAACCAGAAAATCCGTACTTTCACCTCAACCATCCCTGTTGAAACCTACAAAGCGTTTGGCGCAACACCTACTCCTCTTTCTTGGGGTGAAGTGTACGGTTCACTGCAACTTAAGACTATCGATAGCATGGTTAACCCTATCTACTTCATCTACAACGCGAAGTGGCATGAGGTTCAAGACTACTTGATGTTCCCAGGTCAGCAACCTTATGTGAGTACCGTTTCGACCAACAGTAAGTGGTACAACGATTTGTCTGAAGAGAAACAAGCCATGGTCGACAAAGCAATCAAAGCAGCAGACCAAGCCGCATACGACTATCAGATTCGCATCAACAAAGAGAACATGGACAAGATCTTGAAAGAGCGTCCAAACATGCAAGTGGTTGTGTTAACGGATGAAGAGCGCGAGCGTTTTAAAACGTTAAGCCAGAAACTGCACACGACATACTACGACGTAGTGGCGAATGCCTACCCAGCAGGTCAGCAAAGCGAAGCTCGTGAGGGTGCGAAAACCATTCTTGAAGAGATCCTAGATGAAGTGAAGGCTGCTTCAGCAACGCAATAG
- a CDS encoding TRAP transporter large permease yields MSDVAQFFSDIIAGELDIYVITFTLVSVMVILLFLSFPMIVPLAVGALIGLIHFSQVEPGVLIQQMVTGISPNALIAVPMFILAADIMTRGHTAYNLLGLIQAFVGHLRGGLPITTCISCTLFGSVSGSTQATVVSVGQIMRPKLLQAGYKDSFVMALIINASDIAFLIPPSIGLILYGTLANASVGELFIAGIGPGLVLASLFSLYSYAYSVKHSYTISLVEKANTAERIEALKKAILPLGFPALIIGGIYSGVVTPTEAASFAVLYAIIVECIFYRKLGVKDICDAALNTGLITAVVFVLVGVGQAFSWYISFEQIPQELLAPLNLEDASPEYILFVIALTFFVGCMFVDSLVVLLILTPIFMPIVDAAGIDPILVGVMVTLQMAIGSATPPFGCDIFTAIAIFERPYMEVIRGTLPFFLILILMSALLIFFPSIALLPRDILFN; encoded by the coding sequence ATGAGCGATGTTGCACAGTTTTTCTCGGACATTATTGCCGGCGAATTAGATATTTATGTCATCACATTTACTCTTGTCTCTGTGATGGTGATTCTGCTGTTTTTGAGCTTCCCAATGATTGTGCCGTTAGCGGTTGGGGCTTTGATTGGCTTGATTCATTTCTCTCAGGTTGAGCCGGGAGTACTGATTCAACAGATGGTTACGGGCATCTCGCCGAACGCTCTGATTGCGGTGCCGATGTTCATCTTGGCTGCGGATATCATGACGCGTGGACACACGGCTTATAACTTACTTGGCCTGATTCAAGCGTTTGTTGGACACCTGCGTGGTGGTTTGCCGATTACTACGTGTATCAGCTGTACCTTGTTTGGTTCTGTTTCCGGTTCGACCCAAGCGACCGTGGTGTCGGTTGGGCAAATCATGCGTCCGAAACTACTGCAAGCAGGCTACAAAGACAGCTTTGTGATGGCGCTGATCATCAATGCCAGTGACATCGCGTTTCTTATTCCACCGAGCATCGGCTTGATTCTTTACGGCACCTTAGCCAACGCCAGTGTAGGGGAGTTGTTTATTGCTGGTATTGGTCCGGGCTTAGTGCTCGCTAGCCTGTTCTCGTTATACAGCTATGCCTACAGTGTGAAACACAGCTACACCATCTCTTTGGTTGAAAAGGCCAACACTGCCGAGCGTATTGAAGCGCTCAAGAAAGCGATTCTTCCTCTCGGCTTCCCTGCTTTGATTATCGGTGGTATCTATTCTGGCGTGGTCACGCCGACGGAAGCGGCTTCATTTGCTGTGTTATATGCAATCATCGTTGAGTGCATTTTCTATCGCAAACTTGGCGTAAAAGACATCTGCGATGCGGCGCTAAATACCGGTTTGATTACTGCCGTTGTCTTTGTGCTGGTGGGTGTTGGACAGGCGTTTTCTTGGTACATCTCGTTTGAACAAATTCCTCAGGAGTTGCTCGCTCCTCTTAATCTAGAAGATGCCTCACCTGAATACATTCTGTTTGTTATCGCACTGACTTTCTTTGTCGGCTGTATGTTTGTGGATTCGTTAGTGGTTTTGCTGATCTTGACGCCAATTTTTATGCCGATAGTTGATGCCGCAGGTATTGATCCAATCTTGGTCGGTGTGATGGTAACGCTACAAATGGCCATTGGGTCGGCAACACCTCCATTCGGTTGTGACATCTTTACTGCGATAGCGATTTTTGAGCGACCTTACATGGAGGTCATCCGCGGGACGCTACCGTTTTTCCTTATTTTGATATTGATGTCTGCTTTGCTGATTTTTTTCCCAAGTATTGCACTGTTACCAAGAGATATTTTATTCAATTAA
- a CDS encoding LruC domain-containing protein, which yields MRNWNSIILPSCLMPCVALALTTADLTFESGADASNYSAKGKPNNTYSIADSLPQDVLTNVYSMLPEGSTVNSAFIAPERYSSIDIDDELNGAEYATVSLTFLNEGAGYRNTLGYFVFDTDNPPATKDDINAHVVVFPNTSVADVGEMQEGDTIDLNVQLTAGQTLAFFIISNGWGWEGSYNNIPWLGGWGTPFYSYPALNPEATAENRRHNVAFLDTENEFLVLGFEDIYRPSGDNDFNDLIFTVDVTPFSAVDGVNEDGTTDSKYEVLVQENNEDVTVTTVYPSSNSYATIAFEDNWPLKGDYDFNDVVWRYQVTEQLNGQRELKNLTVDYTLQAMGAGYSNGYAVKLPNVLPANVASTTLTRNGVAVGHTILQTGESETILMVSENLREDLENLGELTESCVFYRTQSACSGVQNAEVLNYQLYVEFTTPVSRDDIGYPPYDSFIFAADGTYHGDFVASPPGMTWQTHLKEFSGTSDMNNALFNSHDDSSSGSESFKTSNNMPWVINIRDEWDHPVELVDISDAYTSFPTWVTSSGETYGEWYKASTTNKVISATDE from the coding sequence ATGAGAAATTGGAATTCAATCATACTGCCTAGTTGCTTGATGCCGTGTGTTGCGTTGGCGTTGACCACTGCGGACTTAACATTTGAGTCTGGGGCGGATGCGTCAAACTATTCGGCAAAAGGTAAACCTAATAATACGTATTCGATAGCGGATTCACTCCCACAAGATGTTTTAACTAACGTTTATTCGATGCTGCCTGAAGGTAGTACGGTCAATAGTGCATTCATTGCTCCTGAGCGTTATTCAAGTATTGATATTGACGATGAACTAAATGGCGCGGAATACGCCACTGTATCTTTGACGTTCCTCAACGAAGGGGCGGGCTATCGAAATACACTCGGTTATTTCGTTTTTGATACCGACAACCCACCTGCAACTAAAGATGACATCAACGCACACGTTGTGGTGTTTCCTAATACATCCGTTGCTGATGTTGGGGAAATGCAAGAAGGGGATACCATCGATCTCAATGTCCAACTCACCGCGGGTCAAACATTGGCCTTCTTTATCATTTCGAATGGTTGGGGCTGGGAAGGATCTTATAACAACATTCCTTGGCTTGGTGGTTGGGGAACGCCTTTCTACAGCTATCCTGCTTTGAACCCAGAGGCGACCGCTGAAAATAGAAGACACAATGTTGCTTTCCTTGATACCGAGAATGAGTTCTTGGTGCTTGGTTTTGAAGATATCTACCGACCTAGCGGAGACAATGATTTCAACGACTTGATCTTCACGGTTGATGTTACTCCGTTTTCTGCGGTTGATGGGGTTAACGAAGATGGTACAACAGACTCGAAATATGAGGTGCTTGTTCAAGAGAACAATGAAGACGTGACAGTTACAACGGTTTACCCAAGCTCGAATAGCTACGCAACGATTGCTTTTGAGGATAACTGGCCACTAAAAGGTGACTACGACTTCAATGATGTGGTTTGGCGTTATCAAGTAACGGAGCAGCTTAACGGTCAACGAGAACTCAAAAACTTGACCGTAGATTATACGCTTCAAGCGATGGGTGCAGGCTACTCGAATGGTTATGCAGTGAAGTTGCCGAATGTTTTGCCTGCGAATGTAGCGTCTACCACACTGACTCGTAACGGCGTCGCTGTAGGTCACACGATTCTGCAGACGGGAGAGAGTGAAACGATATTGATGGTGTCAGAAAATCTAAGAGAAGATTTGGAAAACTTAGGTGAACTTACAGAAAGCTGTGTTTTCTACAGAACCCAAAGTGCATGTTCTGGGGTACAAAATGCTGAAGTGCTTAACTATCAATTGTATGTGGAATTTACCACGCCAGTTTCTCGAGACGACATCGGCTACCCACCTTATGACTCGTTCATTTTTGCTGCTGACGGTACGTACCATGGTGATTTTGTCGCAAGCCCGCCGGGTATGACGTGGCAAACTCACTTAAAAGAGTTTTCTGGTACCAGTGATATGAATAATGCTTTGTTTAACAGTCATGATGATAGCTCTTCGGGCTCTGAATCGTTCAAAACCAGCAATAACATGCCATGGGTTATTAATATTCGAGACGAATGGGATCACCCTGTAGAACTGGTTGATATCAGTGATGCGTATACGTCATTCCCTACATGGGTAACCAGCAGCGGTGAAACCTATGGTGAATGGTACAAAGCATCGACCACCAACAAAGTTATATCAGCGACGGACGAGTAG
- a CDS encoding Asp/Glu racemase, whose product MKSATATLQFELEKLAPAGRVGVIALATDFNIERDLNTLFPDDVQSFTSRVRNYNPLTIENLRKMEPGIAACADTILPGTELDVVIYACTSGTVAIGSERITQLIHQSCPNAAVTNPVTAALAAFESFQAKRISVLTPYTEAVNQDVAAFFESQGIEVLSIAGFGFEDDTAMTFIDPMDIKHAALQVCDPEADLLFISCTALRAASVLESIEAELDKPVVSSNQVLAWHSLQLMNYPSPIKGFGALLEHHLEPPSDNCRRSQSL is encoded by the coding sequence ATGAAATCTGCAACCGCTACTTTACAGTTTGAATTAGAGAAATTGGCACCAGCAGGACGCGTCGGTGTGATTGCGTTAGCGACAGATTTCAATATTGAGCGTGATTTAAACACCTTGTTTCCAGACGATGTGCAGTCGTTCACCAGCCGAGTTCGAAACTATAATCCATTGACGATAGAGAACCTGCGGAAGATGGAGCCAGGAATCGCTGCTTGCGCTGATACCATCCTTCCGGGCACCGAATTGGATGTTGTGATTTACGCTTGTACCTCTGGCACCGTAGCGATTGGCAGCGAACGAATTACCCAGCTTATTCATCAATCTTGCCCAAATGCAGCAGTAACGAATCCGGTGACTGCGGCCTTAGCGGCGTTTGAAAGCTTCCAAGCTAAGCGTATCTCAGTATTAACGCCTTATACCGAAGCTGTGAATCAAGACGTCGCAGCATTTTTTGAATCGCAAGGCATTGAAGTGTTGAGCATTGCTGGTTTTGGCTTTGAAGATGACACCGCGATGACGTTCATTGACCCAATGGACATTAAACATGCCGCACTACAAGTGTGCGATCCTGAAGCGGATCTTCTGTTTATCTCTTGCACGGCACTGCGTGCAGCATCGGTGCTTGAATCCATTGAAGCGGAGCTAGATAAACCCGTTGTCAGCAGCAATCAAGTGTTGGCTTGGCACTCGCTTCAATTGATGAACTACCCCTCGCCCATAAAAGGTTTCGGTGCGCTGTTAGAGCACCATCTTGAACCACCCTCAGATAATTGCCGAAGGTCGCAGTCGTTGTAA
- the betI gene encoding transcriptional regulator BetI, with protein sequence MPKVGMPDIRKPQLVQATMTVIDRVGLHAASIALISKEAGVSTGIINHYFGGKHGLLEETMREILRQLSNTITTALKALPADAHQQRINAIIDGNFEGYQAENKVAKTWLAFWSYSMHDQKLKRLQRVNERRLLSHLRLELKGILSHEPADLVAHGIASLIDGLWLRGTLNPDGIDAQRARAIINDYLDKQLTFYSCSIK encoded by the coding sequence ATGCCGAAGGTTGGGATGCCTGACATACGTAAACCACAGCTTGTTCAAGCGACCATGACGGTGATTGATCGAGTCGGTTTGCATGCCGCGAGTATTGCGTTGATCAGCAAAGAAGCGGGAGTCTCTACCGGCATCATTAATCACTATTTTGGTGGCAAGCATGGCCTGCTCGAAGAGACCATGCGCGAAATCCTTCGCCAACTGTCCAATACCATTACCACCGCGCTCAAAGCACTCCCTGCTGACGCTCACCAGCAGAGGATTAATGCCATCATCGACGGTAACTTTGAAGGTTACCAAGCAGAAAATAAGGTGGCTAAGACGTGGTTGGCATTTTGGTCGTATTCGATGCATGACCAAAAGCTAAAAAGACTCCAGCGCGTGAATGAAAGACGTTTGCTCTCGCATTTACGCCTTGAATTGAAAGGTATTTTGAGTCATGAACCGGCAGATCTCGTTGCTCACGGAATCGCGTCTCTGATTGATGGTTTATGGCTGAGAGGCACGTTAAACCCAGATGGTATCGATGCTCAGAGGGCGCGCGCCATCATCAA
- a CDS encoding Xaa-Pro peptidase family protein encodes MSILPLTPPQRGFESAELEQRTVELQQRLRSQNIDAVFFTTEPEFRYFSGFKSQFWESPTRPWFLVVPAVGKPIAVVPEIGIAGFDDTWIEDVRSWPSPRPEDDGISLLAATLSEVSKGSRRIGSMIGPETHLRMPATNYALLQRKLSQHNVVDVSLMIRDLRSVKSQAEIDKVRFACQVTAAGFEYLRHHLMIGMTERQACKAMHLEMLRLGADACPYLISASGQGGYDNIIMGPTDRVLGDGDVLIIDTGANFDGYFSDFDRNYAFSHAAPDTIAAYDAVYQSTEAGLAIAEPGRTTGDVWQAMWSVLEKNGALGNDVGRMGHGLGMQLTEWPSHVPNGDVVLKPGMVLTLEPGMAFAKNRMMVHEENIVITESGCEMLHQRAWQSMPIIGK; translated from the coding sequence ATGAGTATATTGCCGTTAACACCTCCACAGAGAGGGTTTGAATCAGCAGAACTAGAGCAACGTACTGTCGAGTTGCAACAACGTCTACGCTCTCAAAACATCGATGCTGTGTTTTTTACTACCGAACCTGAGTTTCGCTATTTCAGTGGCTTTAAATCGCAGTTCTGGGAAAGCCCAACTCGACCTTGGTTTTTGGTGGTGCCTGCGGTTGGCAAGCCTATCGCTGTTGTGCCAGAGATTGGTATCGCTGGTTTCGACGATACATGGATTGAAGACGTGCGCAGTTGGCCGTCACCAAGACCAGAAGACGACGGTATCTCTTTGCTCGCAGCTACGTTGTCAGAAGTCTCCAAGGGCTCTCGCCGAATCGGTTCGATGATCGGCCCTGAAACACATCTGCGTATGCCTGCTACCAACTATGCGTTGTTACAACGGAAGCTGAGCCAACACAACGTGGTTGATGTGTCACTGATGATTAGAGACTTGCGCAGTGTTAAGTCTCAAGCCGAGATTGATAAAGTACGCTTCGCCTGCCAAGTGACGGCGGCAGGCTTTGAATATCTTCGTCATCATCTCATGATAGGGATGACAGAACGACAGGCGTGTAAAGCTATGCATTTGGAAATGCTACGCTTGGGTGCCGATGCTTGCCCCTATCTGATCTCGGCATCCGGGCAAGGTGGTTATGACAACATCATCATGGGGCCAACCGACCGTGTACTCGGAGACGGTGACGTGTTGATCATTGATACGGGAGCTAATTTTGATGGCTACTTCAGCGACTTTGACCGTAATTATGCCTTTAGTCACGCAGCACCTGACACCATCGCAGCTTATGATGCTGTTTATCAATCGACAGAAGCGGGGCTCGCGATTGCTGAACCGGGACGCACCACTGGTGACGTGTGGCAAGCTATGTGGTCGGTACTCGAAAAGAACGGTGCACTCGGCAACGATGTGGGGAGAATGGGGCACGGCTTAGGCATGCAGCTAACCGAGTGGCCATCACATGTGCCGAACGGAGATGTAGTCTTAAAACCGGGTATGGTATTAACACTTGAACCCGGTATGGCATTTGCGAAAAACCGCATGATGGTGCATGAAGAGAACATCGTGATTACCGAATCTGGCTGCGAAATGTTGCATCAAAGAGCATGGCAATCGATGCCGATTATAGGTAAATAA
- a CDS encoding diaminopropionate ammonia-lyase has product MQLLAGTLTHYANPQASPKLEYSNEQLEILSVASSEQAIKDISQWPGYAVTPLHELNAISAEIGVNKFWYKDESQRFGLKSFKALGGAYAVARQLQIEIANRYGKNPTISELLNGEWKSEVAEIVVSCATDGNHGRSVAWGAQMFGCGCVIYIHRDVSEGRKQAMEAFGAEVVRITGNYDESVRLADSEARAKNRVIVSDTSYEGYMEIPKDVALGYTVMLAEIVEQLDGEIPTHVFVQGGVGGLASAVCGYFWDLWGVDRPRFVIVEPEQANCLQKSAQAGKPIVVTGDLETLMAGLACGEVSSLAWTILQNGADDFMTLSEEAIPQAMRMLASGEKTEVAIEGGESAVPGFAAAIIAKQEPNFAEKLNLTQDSRVLVIGTEGATDPDLYQQIIDNKI; this is encoded by the coding sequence ATGCAGTTACTGGCTGGCACTCTGACACACTACGCGAACCCTCAAGCAAGCCCTAAATTGGAGTACTCAAATGAGCAACTTGAAATTTTGAGTGTTGCGAGTTCTGAGCAGGCAATTAAGGATATTTCACAATGGCCTGGCTATGCCGTTACTCCTTTACATGAGCTGAATGCGATTTCTGCTGAGATCGGTGTAAACAAATTCTGGTACAAAGATGAATCTCAACGTTTTGGTCTAAAAAGCTTTAAAGCTCTGGGCGGTGCGTATGCTGTTGCCCGTCAGCTTCAGATTGAGATCGCCAATCGCTATGGAAAGAATCCGACCATCAGTGAGTTGTTAAACGGGGAATGGAAATCAGAAGTTGCTGAGATCGTTGTCAGTTGTGCGACAGACGGAAATCATGGGCGTTCGGTAGCGTGGGGCGCACAAATGTTTGGTTGTGGCTGTGTTATCTACATTCATCGCGATGTGTCGGAAGGCCGTAAGCAAGCGATGGAAGCATTTGGTGCAGAAGTGGTTCGTATTACAGGTAACTACGATGAATCGGTTCGTTTGGCTGATTCAGAAGCGCGAGCGAAAAACCGCGTGATTGTATCGGATACTTCTTACGAAGGTTACATGGAAATCCCGAAAGACGTTGCTCTGGGCTACACCGTGATGCTGGCTGAAATTGTCGAGCAACTTGATGGTGAAATCCCAACTCATGTTTTCGTGCAGGGTGGAGTCGGTGGTTTGGCATCTGCCGTCTGCGGTTACTTCTGGGATTTGTGGGGTGTTGATCGTCCACGCTTTGTAATTGTCGAACCTGAACAGGCTAACTGTTTGCAGAAGAGCGCTCAAGCGGGTAAACCAATTGTGGTTACGGGCGATCTAGAGACGCTGATGGCGGGACTTGCCTGTGGTGAGGTTTCGAGCTTGGCATGGACGATTCTCCAAAATGGCGCTGATGATTTTATGACGCTGAGTGAAGAGGCGATCCCGCAAGCGATGCGCATGTTGGCGAGTGGCGAGAAAACGGAAGTGGCAATAGAAGGTGGCGAATCTGCAGTTCCAGGGTTTGCCGCAGCGATCATCGCTAAACAAGAACCGAATTTCGCTGAAAAACTGAATTTAACTCAAGACAGCCGAGTGCTAGTAATTGGTACTGAAGGGGCAACTGACCCGGACCTCTACCAACAAATCATCGACAACAAAATCTAA
- a CDS encoding Lrp/AsnC family transcriptional regulator: MTQQPALVVDSFDKKILNIVQDSNRATSDKIAEKVGLSPAAVQRRLKRMRAQGVIQADVSVINPKAVGHGMTFIVQVTLERERVDLMHNFKKEMSSNRSVQQCYYVTGSSDFILIVTAADMEGYDNFTREAFFDNANIKSFQTNVVMDNVKVGLTIPIDEQRD; this comes from the coding sequence ATGACACAACAGCCTGCATTGGTGGTCGACAGTTTCGACAAGAAGATCCTCAACATCGTACAAGACTCAAATAGAGCAACATCAGACAAGATTGCAGAAAAAGTCGGGCTCTCTCCCGCTGCCGTTCAGCGCCGTTTAAAACGCATGAGAGCACAAGGTGTGATTCAGGCTGATGTATCGGTGATTAATCCCAAAGCAGTCGGTCACGGAATGACGTTTATCGTTCAGGTAACACTTGAACGTGAGCGTGTGGATTTGATGCATAACTTCAAAAAAGAGATGAGTTCAAACCGTTCTGTTCAGCAATGTTATTACGTCACAGGTAGCTCTGATTTTATCTTAATCGTCACGGCTGCAGATATGGAGGGGTACGACAATTTCACTCGTGAAGCCTTCTTCGATAATGCCAATATCAAAAGCTTTCAAACCAATGTGGTGATGGATAACGTCAAGGTCGGGCTGACCATTCCGATTGATGAACAGCGTGATTAG
- a CDS encoding TRAP transporter small permease, giving the protein MKELLHKISVATEKLERFLIMTAILAMMINSTANAIGRYAFNKSLFFSEELNQFLIVSVTFVGFAYAVRQGRNIRMTAVYDSLSTKAQKVLTTIIALLTAMLMFYLTYHAFFYVKELKDINRLSPALQFPVYWVYAIIPIGFFIAGLQYSMSFLMNLLHKEIYVSFDVIENRNTKVGEFE; this is encoded by the coding sequence ATGAAAGAACTGCTACATAAAATAAGTGTCGCGACAGAAAAGCTAGAGCGCTTTCTGATCATGACTGCCATTCTCGCGATGATGATCAACTCTACTGCGAATGCGATTGGTCGTTACGCCTTCAATAAAAGCCTATTTTTCTCGGAAGAGCTCAATCAGTTTCTGATTGTCTCTGTTACTTTCGTCGGCTTCGCTTATGCGGTGCGCCAAGGACGAAATATTCGTATGACCGCGGTCTACGATTCATTGAGCACTAAAGCTCAGAAAGTTCTCACAACCATCATTGCGTTATTAACCGCAATGCTGATGTTTTATCTCACCTACCACGCGTTCTTTTACGTTAAAGAGCTGAAAGACATCAATCGGTTAAGTCCAGCCTTACAGTTTCCTGTGTATTGGGTATACGCGATCATTCCAATTGGCTTTTTCATTGCCGGATTGCAATACAGCATGAGTTTCTTGATGAACTTATTGCACAAAGAGATCTACGTGTCATTTGACGTGATTGAAAATAGAAACACAAAAGTAGGTGAGTTCGAATGA
- a CDS encoding M20 family metallopeptidase, whose translation MPSTFSIKPDQLSSQLIQSMTEWRQHLHRFPECGFDVNLTSDFIADKLHSFGIEVVRNIGKTGLVGILRSGSSEASIGLRADMDALHIHEQNNFAHCSQHDGKMHACGHDGHSAMLLGAASYLAENLTFDGTVYFIFQPDEEHGCGAQAMIDDGLFERFSIDEVYGVHNFPGLAEGELMVRPGSLMASESSFEITINGVGGHAALPHQGVDPLVVGSQVILGLQTIVSRNLSAIHDTAVVSATEFITDGTVNVIPTQVVIKGDCRCFTESSLDRIKQSMERIVAGICQAAGATYEFEFINTFYPTINSEQQTQYSVTAAQKVLGVENVNDACDPLTISEDFSSMLRVKPGCYVLLGNGTESVGGCALHNPEYDFNDGILKLGASYWIQLVIDRLARSI comes from the coding sequence ATGCCGTCTACTTTCTCGATCAAACCAGACCAACTGTCTTCGCAGCTTATTCAAAGCATGACTGAGTGGCGTCAACATTTACACCGTTTTCCTGAGTGTGGTTTTGATGTGAATCTGACCTCCGATTTTATCGCTGACAAGTTACACAGCTTTGGTATCGAGGTGGTGCGTAACATTGGTAAAACAGGATTAGTTGGGATACTTCGTTCAGGATCGAGTGAAGCGAGCATTGGTCTGAGAGCTGATATGGATGCGCTACACATTCATGAACAAAACAACTTCGCACACTGCTCACAACACGATGGAAAAATGCACGCTTGTGGGCACGATGGACACTCCGCAATGCTGCTCGGCGCTGCAAGCTATTTGGCCGAGAACCTAACCTTCGATGGTACTGTGTATTTCATTTTTCAACCCGATGAAGAACACGGTTGTGGCGCGCAAGCGATGATTGATGATGGCTTATTTGAGCGATTCTCGATTGATGAAGTGTATGGAGTTCATAACTTCCCCGGTTTAGCGGAGGGTGAGTTGATGGTTCGCCCCGGATCATTAATGGCCAGTGAAAGTAGCTTTGAGATCACCATCAATGGTGTGGGTGGACATGCTGCTCTGCCGCATCAAGGGGTCGATCCTCTCGTTGTTGGCTCGCAAGTTATTCTTGGTCTGCAAACCATCGTGTCTCGCAATCTCAGTGCGATTCACGACACCGCTGTAGTCTCTGCCACCGAATTTATTACCGATGGCACGGTTAACGTCATTCCTACTCAAGTGGTTATCAAGGGTGACTGCCGCTGCTTTACTGAATCTTCTCTCGATCGAATCAAGCAGAGCATGGAGCGAATTGTGGCGGGCATTTGTCAGGCAGCAGGCGCGACTTACGAATTTGAGTTTATTAATACCTTCTACCCAACCATCAACAGCGAGCAACAAACCCAGTATTCGGTTACCGCCGCGCAGAAAGTGCTTGGCGTAGAGAACGTTAATGACGCCTGTGACCCGCTGACTATTTCGGAAGATTTCTCAAGCATGCTTCGCGTTAAACCGGGCTGTTATGTGTTGTTGGGTAACGGCACGGAATCGGTCGGTGGCTGCGCATTGCATAACCCTGAATACGACTTTAACGACGGCATCTTAAAGCTCGGTGCGAGCTACTGGATTCAGTTGGTGATCGATCGTTTAGCACGATCAATTTAG